The following coding sequences are from one Musa acuminata AAA Group cultivar baxijiao chromosome BXJ2-4, Cavendish_Baxijiao_AAA, whole genome shotgun sequence window:
- the LOC135608985 gene encoding lignin-forming anionic peroxidase-like, with protein MSRSAVSRFNLASMLLFLAMVSCEAHLTPKYYANSCPQALSTIRTAVRSAIARERRMAASIIRLHFHDCFVQGCDASLLLKDGKGIISEQKALQNFQSARGYEVIDSIKAAVEEVCPGVVSCADILAVAARDSSAYVGGPTWTVKLGRRDSTAANKDLAEQNLPIATVDDLDKLISLFDRQGLSVKDMVALSGAHTIGQARCVTFRGRIYGETNIDSGFAKTRSRRCPSTAVGNNTLAPLDLVTPNSFDNNYYKNLLTNKGLLHSDQVLFNGGPTDDIVRFYSKDQAAFFSDFADAMVKMGDISPLIGSAGEIRKICSATN; from the exons ATGAGTCGTTCTGCAGTTTCCAGGTTTAACTTAGCTTCCATGCTGCTGTTCCTGGCGATGGTGTCCTGTGAAGCGCATCTGACACCCAAATATTACGCCAATTCCTGCCCACAAGCACTCTCCACCATTAGGACCGCGGTAAGGTCTGCGATCGCAAGAGAGAGACGCATGGCGGCATCCATCATCCGCCTCCATTTCCATGATTGCTTTGTTCAG GGATGTGATGCTTCGCTCTTGCTGAAAGATGGCAAAGGCATTATAAGCGAGCAAAAGGCCCTACAGAACTTCCAATCAGCCAGAGGATATGAAGTCATTGATAGCATCAAAGCCGCGGTGGAGGAGGTGTGTCCGGGAGTAGTTTCTTGTGCTGATATTCTAGCAGTCGCTGCTCGGGATTCCTCAGCATAT GTGGGTGGCCCGACATGGACGGTGAAGCTCGGAAGAAGGGACTCAACCGCCGCTAACAAAGATCTGGCCGAGCAAAACTTGCCGATAGCCACCGTCGACGACCTCGACAAACTTATTTCTCTATTCGATCGACAAGGACTCAGCGTCAAAGACATGGTTGCCCTCTCAG GTGCACACACCATTGGGCAGGCTCGTTGTGTCACTTTCCGAGGAAGGATCTACGGCGAAACAAACATCGACTCCGGCTTCGCCAAAACGCGAAGCCGTAGGTGTCCATCGACGGCTGTCGGCAACAACACCTTGGCGCCGCTTGACCTCGTGACGCCCAACTCCTTCGACAACAACTACTACAAGAACCTCCTCACCAACAAGGGCCTGCTGCACTCCGACCAAGTCCTCTTCAACGGTGGGCCGACCGACGACATCGTCAGGTTTTACAGTAAGGATCAGGCTGCTTTCTTTTCGGATTTCGCGGATGCCATGGTGAAGATGGGGGATATCAGCCCTCTCATCGGCTCAGCTGGGGAGATCAGAAAGATCTGCAGCGCCACCAACTGA